Within the Phaseolus vulgaris cultivar G19833 chromosome 9, P. vulgaris v2.0, whole genome shotgun sequence genome, the region TAGAATTATGTAAATATCATAACGGTAATGAAAAGATAAGGTCTACAAATGTAAAACCCTTGTGTTCTCACCGAAATGTAGAAATGTCATATTAGTGAGTTCTGATCATGATCTGCTTCAAACTGACAAAAATTGGAATAGTTTACATACTTCTTGAAATatgtttcctttttcttttttttataatttgatatGTAGAAGTATACAACTAAACTCTTGGTCATGTTTCAAAGGATATGGATTTCTCTTCCTCCTCTATCAAAGCATTTGTCATCACAACAACTTGGCTCATGCTTGGCCTATCATCTGGAGAAGGATTTAAGCATTTTAATGCTACCTGCAACAAATTCATCATCCTCTCTTCCGAAGCACCCTGTGAGATTAGGGACTTATCAAAAACTTCGATGGTCCATTCCTCTCTTACCACTGAATTCGCCCATTTAACTAGATCAAATCCatcatttttatttactttccCTGACAACAGCTCGAGAAGAATCATACCGAAGGAGTATACATCAGCTTTGAAGGTGGCTGCAATTAGATCTTTGCTTTTGAGGCCTTTGTTGTGCGAAATGACAAATTGATCTTGATTTTCTGCAACCATTAGGCCATATTCGCTTATGCGTGGATCCATATTCTTGTCAAACAAAATGTTATTTGACTTTAGGTTACCATGTGCTATTCCATTCTCAAGAAACTCCTCATGCATATATGTCAAAGCCTCAGCAATCTTAGCAGCAACATTTAGTCTGCTTACCCAGTCAAAAGAGTGGCCACTTTGAGATCCTAAAATCATTCAAAGTGAAGACACACAAATTTGGTTAGCTTTACTCTTCGAGGCTACATTTCAAAGCTGGCCTAGTACCACTGAAAAAAGTTCTTAAAAATGCAAATGATAGACCGAGTAATATCCCATTAAAGGGCAGAAAGAATTATATATACATTTCCTGCAATTGGaatttaaataataagaatTTAAGCACAAGAGAATCTAAGTcaaacataaatattatatcAAATAGTTTATTTTGCTCAATTCTTAACTCCTAACTGGTTTTTTCtttatgatataaattaaatttcaatacaAACTTTTGTTAggttaatataatatgaaattctaattttatttagaaaacAACATTAAAAGTACCTAAAGAACTATATAAGCTTTGTCCAAAAGAAAATAAGTATCATCTAAGGAAAAATAATTAGAAGAAATATATTAGAGAATATCATTTTAGATGGCAACCAAATTTTAGTTTTCATCATCACAGGTAGAAAGACACCTTTTTCCTAGTTGAAAAGTGCTTCCATTTAGCAGAGACTACTTTTGTAATATGCATTAGTAAGTCAACTATAGGCACATATGCTTTATTACTTTCTATGTAAAATGATTGTAATGACACCTTATTTTGGTTAGATGCACTTACCATAGAGCAACATGAAGAGACTACCATTCTGCATATATTCATATGCTAGGAGCTTCTCTTGCTGAGAACAATAGTATGCAACAGGTGGCAATACGTGTGGATGCTTCACCTGGGCTATCAAATTCATCCTGCTCTGAAAATCTTGCTTAGAAATCCCCCAATCTTTAATCCTCTTCACTGCCAACAGCACCCCATTATCGAGCATAACCTTGTAGAGGCTTCCGTGCTTTCCCCTCCTAATCAATTCAGCAGGAGCACCAAGCAAGTCCTCAAATTGCAATCCTCTGAGGGTTCGACttgaaagaagaacaagacctGATGTTGTCATCCCACTTTCCAAAGATGTCAACGAATACTCGGATATGATCCCAGTGCCATTCTTTGATCCATTGGAATTGGATATTTCACTAGTCTTGGCAACAATACCAACACTTTCTTGTGCCTTTTCCTTCTTTTCAACTTCCAATTCTTTTTCTTTGGTCTTGAACCTACATAACAGTTTAAAGGTCAAGAAAATCAGCGTAATTAAACCAAGGACTAGGTAACCTGAATAAATGGACAAATCATTAGGGAACGATTTTTTGTCCTTCTTTtctggtggtggtggtggaggagGACATGCATTTGAAAGTGGTTCCCCACATAAGTTAGGATTCCCAGAAAAGCTGTCTGCATGGAATTGGCCTCTGAGATCAGGAACTGGACCATGTAAATTGTTGTCAGAGACATTAAACTCTTCAAGGTTGGAGAAGTCATAACTAGGAATCTCCCCAGTGAAGTTGTTGTTTTGAGCAACGAAGGATATCAAACTTGAAACATGAACCATGTTAGGAAGCTCTCCAGTTAAGTGGTTGTCCGAAATATAAAGCCGTTTCATGTTACTTAGCTTGGCAATAGAAATAGGAAGGTCCCCAGAGAATTGGTTCCCACTTAAAAACAAGTGAGTCAATAACTTGCACTTTCCTATATCCTCTGATATCGAACCATGTAAAGTGTTGTCCTTTAGGCTAAGCATTTGAAGAGACTTTGCAATGCAAAGAGAACCGGCGTCTAAACTTCCACCAAAATTCAACTTCTCAAGAGTCACACTCATAACGAGTTTGTTATCTGAGTGGCACCTCACACCGTGCCACTTATCTTTGCAGGGATCTGATGAAACGTTCCAACCCCACGTAGAGTCTCTTGGTACATACCCTGGTGCCAATTTATCCATGAATGTGACCAGGGCATTGATCACCTCTTGTTCTTCTGAATTGGCCAGTAGAAGAAACAAAAAGATTGCAATGAAGAATGCCCAGATGAGTTTTACTCTCATTTTTGCTGTGTTTGGTGGCTATGTTTTTGGTTTCAAAGTATATTCTGTCGTGATTTGGATAATGAAAATGGTTGAACTCTATTGTAGTCAATAAAAGCCAACGTGCAAGGGCATAACATTACATTGCCAAATGGACGATACGAAACAATCATCTTGTGTAGTATTGTGGATGAAATTGACGTTGAGAACCCTTGGAAATGAGCCAAAAGGCAGAATAGTGGCTTTTTCAGCCGGCATTTTGAAATGGTCACAGTGGCACTACTAGCTGCACGTCTCTCTCAATGGTTTTCTCTTCTTTTGCTATTGCTTTATGatgcttatttttcaattttatgaaTCCCAATGCTTCACTTGCATGCGAGTATTGCATATAATCGGTGCAACATTTACGAGGTGCTTCAAGCCTTCAACAGAAACATTTGGACCGCTTGGACTGTATCTATTGCTAACTAATACTTCAATGTTATTAAGAGGTAaattctgcaatttttattagAATATAACAACAATTCTCTCGATATATACATTGAAATAAGAGTAAACTAAATTCTACTAAATATTAcattatcaatatattttttattagattttGTCTTTATAAAACTCATCTTAAATTGAAACTTCATTTAACATgactatatttataaaaatttatgttcatataaaattatttcattgttcattaatttttaatatatatatatatatatatatatttaaatatattaaaagtaataatttgatCTCTCTGAATGTGTACAGTGTCATATGGGATAACGTAACTCTTGAAAAAATCACAGAAGTCGAAATATTCTTAGGAATTTTATTAACAGTATACGTCATCTGACAGTTTTctttacataaatataaaaaattaataaaattttaaaaatattagtttttatctttaaatcatacaaaatattaattattgtattttaaaaaaatatttatgaaaaaacatAATTGGGACAAAGAAAATATCATTATTCCTACATATTTAATTTGCAATGAAATATtaaactacaagaaaattattaaataaaaactacttttaaaaataaataaaaaatattatactttataaattaaaaaaattattgatatttaaaagtaatttttattatt harbors:
- the LOC137823083 gene encoding probable inactive receptor kinase At2g26730, with protein sequence MRVKLIWAFFIAIFLFLLLANSEEQEVINALVTFMDKLAPGYVPRDSTWGWNVSSDPCKDKWHGVRCHSDNKLVMSVTLEKLNFGGSLDAGSLCIAKSLQMLSLKDNTLHGSISEDIGKCKLLTHLFLSGNQFSGDLPISIAKLSNMKRLYISDNHLTGELPNMVHVSSLISFVAQNNNFTGEIPSYDFSNLEEFNVSDNNLHGPVPDLRGQFHADSFSGNPNLCGEPLSNACPPPPPPPEKKDKKSFPNDLSIYSGYLVLGLITLIFLTFKLLCRFKTKEKELEVEKKEKAQESVGIVAKTSEISNSNGSKNGTGIISEYSLTSLESGMTTSGLVLLSSRTLRGLQFEDLLGAPAELIRRGKHGSLYKVMLDNGVLLAVKRIKDWGISKQDFQSRMNLIAQVKHPHVLPPVAYYCSQQEKLLAYEYMQNGSLFMLLYGSQSGHSFDWVSRLNVAAKIAEALTYMHEEFLENGIAHGNLKSNNILFDKNMDPRISEYGLMVAENQDQFVISHNKGLKSKDLIAATFKADVYSFGMILLELLSGKVNKNDGFDLVKWANSVVREEWTIEVFDKSLISQGASEERMMNLLQVALKCLNPSPDDRPSMSQVVVMTNALIEEEEKSISFET